From the genome of Bacteroidales bacterium:
CTACAAATAACTATTACCCTAACTAGCCGCTATTCCTATAAACTTTTTACTTGGGTTTATAAAAATAATTTAAGATTTTTGATTTGAAGCGACGGATTAGATTTGATTTCTAATTTCTATTTTTTTATCAAAAAAATTCCCTAAGAAATATCATACGTCATTCCTTCTTCAGCAAGAATACTGTTATTAAATTCTTTCTTAGCTTCTTCAAGTAATGGGGAAAGGTCATCATAACGGGCTGAGTAATGACCTAACATCAACTTTTTCACTTTGGCTTTATTTGCAATAGTTGCTGCATCGTAAGCAGTGCAATGAAATTTTTCGCGTGCACTTTTTTCTTTATCACGAAGGAATGTGGCTTCATGATATAACAAATCAACACCATTAATAATTGAAAGATAAGAATCCGTATAACCAGTGTCGGAACAATAAGCGTATGAAACGGACTTCGGTCCGGCAATAGTAAGTTCTGCATTACTATGATATTTCTTATTCACATCAGTAAAACCATGACCTTTTTTAATGGAATCAAAAGCTTCTTCAGGAATATCAATTTTCTGTAAAATTTCTTTTTTAATTTTTCTTTCTTTTTGTTTTTCGATGAACAGAAACCCTGTAGTAGGAATTCTATGATCTAATGGAATGGTTCGGACAACAATATTTTTATCTTCATAAATTATTTCTGAAAGCGTACTGTCAACAGGGTGAAATATCAACGGATACACAAGTGTTGTTTTTGAAATTTCAAGCTGTATGTCAAGAATTTCTTTCAGGTCATTATCGGCGTATAAATGGAGTTCTTTCTTTCGTCCCAATAAATGCAATGTAAACAACAACCCCATCAATCCTAAATAATGGTCGCCATGAAGATGGCTAATAAAGATATGGTCGATACGTTGGAATTTTATTTTAAACCTGCGCATTTGTATTTGCGCACCTTCTCCGCAATCAATCAAAAATAAGCGC
Proteins encoded in this window:
- a CDS encoding ribonuclease Z, which codes for MSFKLTILGCSSATPTVERHSSAQVLNVNERLFLIDCGEGAQIQMRRFKIKFQRIDHIFISHLHGDHYLGLMGLLFTLHLLGRKKELHLYADNDLKEILDIQLEISKTTLVYPLIFHPVDSTLSEIIYEDKNIVVRTIPLDHRIPTTGFLFIEKQKERKIKKEILQKIDIPEEAFDSIKKGHGFTDVNKKYHSNAELTIAGPKSVSYAYCSDTGYTDSYLSIINGVDLLYHEATFLRDKEKSAREKFHCTAYDAATIANKAKVKKLMLGHYSARYDDLSPLLEEAKKEFNNSILAEEGMTYDIS